A portion of the Sphingobacteriales bacterium genome contains these proteins:
- a CDS encoding insulinase family protein — MTLPAIHEIDKIVFPEPEKIPLQNNIPLFGFNGTKNDILRIDLIFNAGRWTETLPLQSAFVASLFKSGTSKYTSFEINEMIDSLGSTLKSASGFNSFTVSIYCMNRYLEQTLSHAILCLNECIFPEQELEHQKRKSLANLSLSLEKNDYLADNAFKKQIFGNRHPYGYETTREKIEQLTREHLLHYYQRELCPAKCTVFIAGKYGQDELKVLDRVLGGWSKEYRHGQADVKAIPAIPAFERNVLHIRKEKSVQASIVIGNVLFNKQHDDYAAFVLLNTIFGGYFGSRLMSNIREDKGLTYGIHSGLFTLKHAGLFSIQTDTNLENVEVCLREIYSEMERLQNERIPEAEIALARNYLLGKFLGRTDGPFNQAEVFKSYSIENVNIHKFSEIVETLRQTDAVSLQRLAQQYLLKENMLEVAVG, encoded by the coding sequence ATGACCTTACCTGCCATACACGAGATTGATAAAATCGTTTTTCCGGAGCCGGAAAAAATCCCCCTGCAAAACAACATTCCCTTATTCGGTTTCAACGGCACCAAGAATGATATCTTACGCATTGATCTGATATTCAATGCCGGCAGGTGGACAGAAACCCTCCCGCTGCAGTCTGCCTTCGTTGCCAGCCTTTTTAAAAGCGGAACTTCGAAGTACACTTCCTTTGAAATCAATGAGATGATTGACTCGCTGGGCAGCACCCTAAAAAGCGCTTCCGGATTCAATTCTTTTACGGTATCCATTTATTGTATGAACCGATATCTGGAGCAGACCTTATCTCATGCCATCCTTTGCCTGAACGAATGTATCTTTCCCGAACAGGAACTGGAACACCAAAAAAGAAAATCGCTGGCGAATCTCTCCTTATCCCTTGAAAAAAACGATTATCTGGCGGACAATGCTTTCAAAAAACAGATTTTCGGAAACAGGCATCCGTATGGATATGAAACGACCAGAGAGAAAATAGAACAACTGACCCGGGAACATTTACTCCACTACTATCAACGGGAATTGTGCCCGGCAAAATGCACCGTGTTCATCGCCGGCAAATATGGCCAAGACGAGTTGAAAGTCCTGGACCGTGTGTTAGGCGGATGGAGTAAAGAATACAGACATGGACAAGCAGATGTAAAGGCTATTCCCGCCATTCCTGCTTTTGAACGTAATGTACTGCACATCAGGAAAGAGAAATCCGTTCAGGCTTCCATCGTGATAGGAAACGTTCTGTTTAATAAACAACATGATGACTATGCCGCCTTTGTCCTGCTCAATACCATCTTTGGCGGTTATTTCGGTTCCAGGCTGATGAGTAATATCCGCGAAGACAAGGGGCTTACCTACGGCATCCATTCAGGGTTGTTTACCCTGAAACATGCCGGTCTTTTTTCCATACAAACGGACACCAATCTTGAAAATGTGGAGGTCTGCCTTCGTGAAATATATTCGGAAATGGAACGTTTACAGAATGAACGTATTCCGGAAGCGGAAATCGCCTTAGCCAGAAATTACCTGTTGGGGAAATTTTTGGGCAGAACAGACGGACCCTTCAATCAGGCGGAAGTCTTTAAAAGCTATAGCATAGAAAATGTTAATATTCACAAATTCTCCGAAATCGTGGAAACATTAAGACAGACGGATGCCGTATCTTTACAGCGACTGGCGCAACAGTATCTCCTGAAGGAGAATATGCTGGAAGTGGCGGTCGGTTGA
- a CDS encoding nucleotidyltransferase domain-containing protein has protein sequence MLLRNTDILSFLVQHKNELRKYNIKRIGLFGSYARNNASENSDIDFLVEYQQGKKSLSNFLELIDFLELSFHKDVELVTKESVSKHIFPYIEKEIQYVQIID, from the coding sequence ATGTTATTACGAAATACTGATATCCTTAGCTTTTTAGTACAACACAAGAATGAGTTGCGCAAATACAATATTAAACGTATCGGATTATTTGGATCGTATGCTCGCAACAATGCATCGGAAAACAGTGATATTGATTTTCTAGTGGAGTATCAACAGGGGAAAAAGAGTCTGAGTAATTTTTTAGAGTTAATAGATTTCCTGGAACTGTCTTTCCATAAAGACGTAGAATTGGTAACAAAAGAATCGGTGAGTAAACACATATTCCCTTACATAGAAAAAGAAATACAATATGTACAAATCATCGATTGA
- a CDS encoding DUF86 domain-containing protein, whose product MYKSSIEIIRHIYIEAKYIAESSENKSFDDLCNDETWKRAIIRSLEIIGEASKKIDAETKDKFFFIKWREMAKMRDKLIHDYFGVDYEIVWDVISNRIPELYH is encoded by the coding sequence ATGTACAAATCATCGATTGAAATAATCAGACATATTTATATCGAAGCAAAATATATCGCCGAATCTTCCGAGAATAAATCCTTTGATGATTTGTGCAATGATGAAACGTGGAAGAGAGCCATTATAAGAAGCCTGGAAATTATAGGTGAGGCTTCAAAGAAGATAGACGCTGAGACCAAAGATAAATTCTTTTTCATAAAATGGAGAGAGATGGCAAAAATGCGAGACAAACTGATTCATGATTACTTCGGTGTCGATTACGAAATTGTTTGGGATGTTATATCAAACAGGATTCCTGAACTTTATCATTAA